A single Dechloromonas denitrificans DNA region contains:
- the pheA gene encoding prephenate dehydratase, protein MSDDLQKALAGVRAEIDGIDAELLRLLNARARCAQKVGEIKAEHGEAGHIYRPEREAQVLRRLQESNPGPLPGENITFFFREVMSACLSLEEPLGISFLGPLGSFTGSAATKHFGHAARLLPQSSIDDVFREVESGHAHYAVVPVENSTEGAVGRTMDLLLGTQLKICGEVVLRIHQNLLSNESDLGKISKVYSHAQSLAQCHEWLNHNLPGIPRISVASNSLAAQMAADEPGVAAIAGVAAAERFKLPKLVENIEDEPNNTTRFLVLGKHDAGPSGRDKTSLVMSAPNRTGALHELLLPLSHAGVSMSRLESRPARNALWQYVFYVDIEGHRDEPAIKAALDELAGHAAYLKILGSYPAAVY, encoded by the coding sequence ATGAGCGACGATCTGCAAAAGGCCCTGGCCGGCGTCCGTGCCGAAATCGACGGCATCGATGCCGAACTGCTCCGCCTGTTGAATGCCCGGGCGCGCTGCGCCCAGAAGGTCGGCGAGATCAAGGCGGAACACGGCGAAGCCGGCCATATCTACCGTCCGGAGCGTGAGGCGCAGGTGCTGCGCCGCTTGCAGGAGAGCAATCCCGGCCCGTTGCCCGGGGAAAACATCACTTTCTTCTTCCGCGAGGTGATGTCGGCCTGCCTGTCGCTGGAAGAGCCGCTCGGCATCTCTTTTCTCGGCCCGCTCGGCTCCTTTACCGGCAGTGCGGCGACCAAGCATTTCGGGCATGCCGCGCGCCTGTTGCCGCAATCGTCGATTGACGATGTCTTCCGCGAAGTCGAATCGGGTCACGCCCACTATGCCGTGGTACCGGTGGAGAACTCGACCGAAGGCGCAGTCGGTCGGACCATGGACCTGCTGCTCGGCACCCAACTGAAAATATGCGGCGAAGTGGTGCTGCGCATCCACCAGAACCTGCTGTCCAACGAAAGCGATCTGGGCAAGATCAGCAAGGTTTATTCGCATGCCCAGTCCCTGGCCCAGTGCCACGAATGGCTGAATCACAACCTGCCCGGCATCCCGCGTATTTCGGTGGCCAGCAACTCGCTGGCCGCGCAGATGGCGGCAGACGAGCCGGGCGTTGCGGCGATCGCCGGCGTAGCGGCAGCCGAGCGCTTCAAGCTGCCCAAGCTGGTCGAGAATATCGAGGACGAGCCGAACAACACGACGCGTTTTCTGGTTCTCGGCAAGCACGATGCCGGCCCGTCCGGCCGCGACAAAACCTCGCTGGTCATGTCGGCGCCGAATCGTACCGGCGCCCTGCACGAGTTGTTGCTGCCCCTGTCGCATGCCGGCGTCTCGATGTCCCGGCTGGAATCCCGGCCGGCGCGCAACGCCCTGTGGCAATACGTCTTCTACGTCGATATCGAAGGTCACCGCGACGAGCCGGCGATCAAGGCGGCCCTCGACGAATTGGCCGGCCATGCCGCCTATCTGAAAATTCTCGGGTCCTACCCGGCTGCTGTTTACTAA
- the serC gene encoding 3-phosphoserine/phosphohydroxythreonine transaminase, whose protein sequence is MSRVWNFSAGPAALPEEVLRQAQAELLDWHGAGCSVMEMSHRGKEFTGILEQAEADLRDLLGIPANYKVLFLQGGATQQFAQIPMNLLAGRSADYIVTGSWSKKAFKEAQRIGTVRCAATTESSGFTGLPTAEEIKLDPFAAYLHVCTNETIHGVEIPAERIADTGVPLVADMSSHILSRPVNVEKFGLIYAGAQKNIGPSGLTLVVMREELLGMAPLTIPTVMDYAVMAENGSMLNTPPTYGIYIAGLVFQWLKRQGGMPGIAAVNAEKARILYGCIDESGGFYHNPVDPDCRSRMNVPFTLADAELDAAFLAESKAAGLVSLKGHKSVGGMRASIYNAVSLEGVQVLVDFMNDFAKRNG, encoded by the coding sequence ATGAGTCGGGTCTGGAATTTCAGCGCCGGCCCTGCCGCGCTGCCGGAAGAAGTGCTGCGGCAGGCGCAGGCCGAATTGCTCGATTGGCATGGCGCGGGTTGCAGCGTCATGGAAATGAGCCATCGCGGCAAGGAATTCACCGGTATCCTCGAGCAGGCCGAAGCCGACCTGCGCGACTTGCTGGGTATTCCCGCCAATTACAAGGTGCTCTTCCTGCAGGGCGGCGCGACGCAGCAGTTCGCCCAGATCCCGATGAACCTGCTGGCCGGACGTTCGGCCGACTATATCGTGACCGGTTCATGGTCGAAGAAGGCCTTCAAGGAAGCGCAGCGCATCGGCACGGTGCGCTGTGCGGCGACGACCGAGAGCAGCGGTTTTACCGGTCTGCCGACGGCCGAGGAGATCAAGCTCGATCCCTTCGCCGCCTACCTGCACGTCTGCACCAATGAAACCATCCATGGCGTCGAGATTCCCGCCGAGCGCATCGCCGATACCGGCGTGCCGCTGGTTGCCGACATGTCCTCGCATATCCTGTCGCGGCCGGTCAATGTCGAGAAATTCGGCCTGATCTACGCTGGTGCGCAGAAGAATATCGGCCCGTCCGGTCTGACGCTGGTCGTCATGCGCGAAGAACTGCTCGGCATGGCGCCGTTGACCATCCCGACGGTGATGGACTACGCAGTGATGGCGGAAAACGGCTCGATGCTGAATACGCCGCCGACCTACGGGATCTATATTGCCGGCCTGGTGTTCCAGTGGCTGAAGCGGCAGGGCGGCATGCCGGGCATTGCGGCGGTGAACGCCGAAAAAGCCCGCATCTTGTATGGCTGTATCGACGAGTCCGGCGGTTTCTACCATAACCCGGTCGATCCCGACTGCCGCTCGCGGATGAATGTGCCCTTCACGCTGGCCGATGCCGAACTCGATGCTGCCTTCCTCGCCGAATCGAAGGCGGCCGGGCTGGTTTCGCTGAAGGGCCACAAGTCGGTTGGCGGCATGCGGGCCTCGATCTACAACGCCGTTTCGCTGGAAGGCGTGCAGGTCCTGGTCGATTTCATGAACGATTTCGCCAAACGCAACGGGTAA
- the gyrA gene encoding DNA gyrase subunit A: MDQFAKETLPISLEDEMRRSYLDYAMSVIVGRALPDARDGLKPVHRRVLFAMHELNNDWNKAYKKSARIVGDVIGKYHPHGDSAVYETIVRMAQDFSLRYMLVDGQGNFGSVDGDSAAAMRYTEVRMAKIGHQLLEDLDKETVDFGPNYDGSEHEPLVMPARIPNLLINGSSGIAVGMATNIPPHNLNEVVAGCLALLENPAISIDDLIEYIPAPDFPTAALIYGVMGVREGYRTGRGRVIMRARTHFEDMEKGNGRQALIVDEIPYQVNKKSLIEKIAELVNEKKIEGISDIRDESDKSGMRVVIELKRGEVGEVILNNLYKQTQLQDTFGMNMVALVDGQPRLLNLKQMLECFLSHRREVVTRRTVFELRKARERGHILEGLAVALSNVDEIIALIKAAPTPADAKVGLMGRQWRSAVVEEMLVRASSDASRPDGLAPEFGLSEQGYRLSDAQAQAILELRLQRLTGLEQDKIVSEYKDVMAKILDLLDILAKPARITEIIVTELTAVREQFGDERRSEIVLHTQELGIEDFITPQDMVVTLSHGGYVKAQPLADYRAQRRGGRGKQAAAIKDEDFVDHLFVANTHDYILCFSNRGRCYWLKVYEAPQGSRNSRGKPIVNLFPLEEGERINAVLPVKEFSDDQYVFMATVMGTVKKTPLSDYSNPRKAGIIAVALDEGDYLIGVELTSGSSDIVLVSNAGKAVWFDEEDVRPMGRGARGVRGMKLQAGQSVISLLVAESDQQTVLVATENGYGKRTVLADFRHSGRGTQGVRAIADSERNGIVVGAKLVNDEDEIMLITTGGVLIRTRVAEIRGMGRATQGVTLISLDAGEKLAGLEKVVESVGEVDGEAENIEANGDAAGSDSVEGNGEAAGEAAGEE, encoded by the coding sequence ATGGATCAATTCGCCAAAGAAACACTGCCGATCAGCCTCGAAGACGAGATGCGGCGTTCCTATCTTGATTACGCGATGAGCGTGATCGTCGGCCGGGCCCTGCCCGACGCGCGCGACGGCCTGAAGCCGGTGCATCGCCGCGTATTGTTCGCAATGCACGAGCTGAATAACGACTGGAACAAGGCTTACAAGAAATCGGCCCGTATCGTCGGCGATGTGATCGGTAAGTACCACCCGCACGGCGACTCCGCGGTCTATGAAACGATCGTCCGGATGGCGCAGGATTTCTCGCTGCGCTACATGCTGGTCGATGGTCAGGGTAACTTCGGTTCGGTCGATGGCGACAGCGCAGCGGCGATGCGTTACACCGAAGTGCGCATGGCCAAGATCGGCCACCAGTTGCTCGAAGACCTGGACAAGGAAACGGTCGATTTCGGGCCGAACTACGACGGTTCCGAGCACGAGCCGCTGGTCATGCCGGCGCGTATCCCCAATCTGCTGATCAACGGTTCCTCCGGTATCGCGGTTGGCATGGCGACCAATATTCCGCCGCACAACCTGAACGAGGTGGTCGCCGGTTGTCTGGCCCTGCTCGAAAATCCGGCGATCAGCATCGATGATTTGATCGAGTACATCCCGGCGCCGGACTTCCCGACGGCAGCGCTGATTTACGGCGTCATGGGCGTCCGCGAAGGCTACCGGACCGGCCGCGGCCGCGTCATCATGCGGGCGCGTACGCACTTTGAGGACATGGAAAAGGGCAATGGCCGTCAGGCGCTGATCGTCGACGAGATCCCCTACCAAGTTAACAAGAAGTCGCTGATCGAAAAGATCGCCGAGCTGGTCAATGAGAAGAAAATCGAGGGTATCTCCGATATCCGCGATGAGTCCGACAAATCGGGCATGCGCGTCGTCATCGAACTGAAGCGCGGCGAAGTCGGCGAGGTCATCCTCAATAACCTGTACAAGCAGACGCAGTTGCAGGACACCTTCGGCATGAACATGGTGGCGCTGGTCGACGGCCAGCCCCGTCTGCTCAACCTGAAGCAGATGCTCGAATGCTTCCTGTCGCATCGCCGCGAAGTGGTGACGCGGCGTACCGTGTTCGAGTTGCGCAAGGCGCGCGAACGGGGTCACATCCTCGAAGGTCTGGCCGTCGCGTTGTCCAATGTCGATGAAATCATCGCCCTGATCAAGGCGGCGCCGACCCCGGCCGATGCCAAGGTTGGCCTGATGGGCCGTCAGTGGCGCAGTGCCGTGGTCGAGGAGATGCTGGTGCGTGCCTCGTCGGATGCCTCGCGTCCGGACGGTCTGGCCCCGGAGTTCGGTCTCTCGGAACAAGGCTACCGCCTCTCCGATGCCCAGGCCCAGGCCATTCTCGAGCTGCGCCTGCAGCGCCTGACCGGGCTGGAGCAGGACAAGATCGTCAGCGAGTACAAGGATGTGATGGCCAAGATCCTCGATCTGCTCGACATCCTGGCCAAGCCGGCCCGCATCACCGAAATCATCGTTACCGAACTGACGGCAGTTCGTGAGCAGTTCGGCGACGAGCGCCGCTCCGAGATTGTGTTGCATACGCAGGAACTGGGTATCGAGGACTTCATTACGCCGCAGGACATGGTGGTGACGCTGTCCCATGGTGGCTACGTCAAGGCCCAGCCGCTGGCCGATTACCGCGCCCAGCGCCGGGGCGGTCGCGGCAAGCAGGCGGCGGCGATCAAGGACGAGGATTTCGTCGATCACCTGTTCGTTGCCAATACCCACGATTACATCCTGTGTTTCTCGAACCGTGGCCGCTGCTACTGGCTCAAGGTCTATGAAGCGCCGCAGGGCAGTCGCAACAGCCGCGGCAAGCCGATCGTCAATCTCTTCCCGCTGGAAGAGGGTGAGCGGATCAATGCCGTACTGCCGGTCAAGGAATTCTCCGACGACCAATACGTCTTCATGGCCACTGTGATGGGTACGGTCAAGAAGACGCCGCTGTCCGATTACTCCAACCCGCGCAAGGCCGGCATCATCGCCGTGGCGCTGGACGAAGGCGATTACCTGATCGGCGTCGAACTGACCTCCGGCAGCAGCGATATCGTGCTCGTTTCGAATGCCGGCAAGGCTGTCTGGTTCGACGAGGAAGATGTCCGCCCGATGGGCCGTGGCGCCCGTGGGGTACGTGGTATGAAACTGCAGGCCGGGCAGTCGGTGATTTCGCTGCTGGTCGCCGAAAGCGATCAACAGACCGTGCTGGTCGCGACCGAGAACGGTTACGGCAAGCGCACCGTGCTGGCCGATTTTCGCCATTCCGGACGCGGCACCCAGGGTGTGCGCGCCATTGCCGACAGCGAGCGTAACGGCATCGTGGTTGGCGCCAAGCTGGTTAACGACGAAGACGAGATCATGCTGATCACTACCGGTGGCGTGCTGATTCGCACCCGGGTTGCCGAGATTCGCGGCATGGGCCGGGCGACCCAGGGCGTCACGCTGATTTCGCTCGATGCCGGCGAAAAGCTGGCAGGTCTGGAAAAGGTTGTCGAGTCCGTCGGCGAAGTTGACGGTGAAGCGGAAAACATTGAAGCCAACGGCGATGCGGCAGGTTCCGACAGCGTCGAGGGTAATGGCGAAGCGGCCGGCGAGGCCGCCGGGGAGGAATGA
- a CDS encoding TRZ/ATZ family hydrolase, translating to MTSKPEDIDLLIEARWIAAVDPDVVLKNHAVAVRDGRILDVLPSNQARTRYQTKERVTLDEHILIPGLVNLHTHAAMTLMRGLADDLPLMEWLQKHIWPAEAEHLSAQFVHDGTWLACAEMLRGGITCFNDMYFYPEAAAAAASQLGMRAMLGITTLEFPTPYASDADDYINKGLAVRETWRDNPLIGFCLAPHAPYTVSDATFERVLTLSEQLNLPIHCHIHETRHELEESQQLHRQTPIERLHRLGLLGPGFIGVHGVHLTESELELIAATGGHIAHCPTSNLKLASGFAPVVRMRQLGINVGLGTDGAASNNRLDLFGEMRLASLLAKGTSGDASALPAREVLRMATLNGAIALGLGHEIGSITPGKAADLCAVSLGALETKPCFDPVSHLVHVAGRESVSHVWVAGKCCVDHKCLANSKQNDLDSAIALWQNRLEFRLEP from the coding sequence ATGACATCAAAACCCGAAGATATCGACCTTCTGATCGAAGCCCGCTGGATCGCTGCAGTCGACCCCGACGTGGTGCTGAAAAACCACGCCGTGGCCGTCCGCGACGGGAGAATTCTCGATGTCTTGCCAAGCAATCAGGCGCGTACGCGCTACCAGACAAAAGAGCGCGTCACACTGGATGAACACATCCTGATTCCCGGCCTGGTCAATCTGCACACCCACGCCGCGATGACCCTGATGCGCGGACTGGCCGACGACCTGCCGCTGATGGAATGGCTGCAGAAACATATTTGGCCGGCCGAAGCCGAGCACCTGTCGGCACAATTTGTTCACGACGGCACCTGGCTCGCCTGCGCAGAAATGCTCAGGGGCGGCATCACCTGTTTCAACGACATGTACTTCTATCCCGAGGCCGCGGCAGCAGCCGCCTCGCAACTCGGCATGCGCGCCATGCTCGGCATCACCACGCTGGAGTTCCCGACCCCCTACGCCAGCGACGCCGACGATTACATCAACAAAGGCCTGGCTGTTCGCGAAACCTGGCGCGACAACCCGCTGATCGGCTTCTGCCTGGCCCCCCATGCGCCCTACACCGTTTCCGATGCGACATTCGAACGGGTGCTGACCCTCTCCGAACAACTGAACCTGCCGATTCATTGCCACATTCACGAAACCCGCCACGAACTTGAGGAGAGCCAACAACTGCACCGGCAAACCCCGATCGAACGCCTGCATCGCCTGGGCTTGCTTGGCCCGGGCTTCATCGGCGTGCACGGTGTACACCTGACGGAAAGCGAACTCGAACTGATCGCCGCCACCGGCGGCCACATCGCCCACTGCCCGACCTCCAATCTGAAATTGGCGAGCGGCTTTGCGCCTGTGGTGCGAATGCGACAACTTGGCATCAACGTCGGCCTCGGCACCGATGGCGCAGCCAGCAACAACCGCCTCGATCTCTTCGGTGAAATGCGTCTGGCATCACTGCTCGCCAAGGGAACCAGCGGCGATGCATCGGCACTGCCGGCCCGCGAAGTCTTGCGCATGGCGACCCTGAATGGCGCCATTGCGCTCGGCCTGGGCCATGAGATTGGCTCGATCACCCCGGGCAAGGCAGCCGACCTGTGCGCAGTGAGCCTGGGCGCCCTGGAAACCAAGCCCTGCTTCGACCCGGTGTCCCACCTGGTGCATGTTGCCGGCCGAGAATCCGTCAGTCACGTCTGGGTTGCCGGAAAGTGTTGCGTAGACCACAAATGTTTAGCGAACAGCAAGCAAAATGACTTGGATTCGGCAATTGCCCTATGGCAAAATAGGCTGGAATTCCGCTTGGAGCCGTAG
- a CDS encoding OmpA family protein: MIKNIAKKSLVLALLAGIGFGAAVAQAQERVYVIDQRDVVAKSGFGLCWRTGYWTPAAAAKDAAGCECDKDLLPKEACEPKTSAATGAAPAKTGIVGEKVTVAADALFDFNKAVLRPEGKAKLDELVSKAKAIKLEVILAVGHTDRIGGDAYNQKLSEKRAAAVKEYLVAKGIEANRVYTEGKGEKQPVTGNKCKGEKKSKALIDCLQPDRRVDIEVIGTK; this comes from the coding sequence ATGATCAAGAATATCGCCAAGAAATCACTGGTTCTGGCACTGCTGGCCGGTATCGGCTTCGGTGCCGCTGTTGCACAAGCACAAGAGCGCGTTTATGTCATCGACCAGCGCGATGTCGTCGCCAAGAGCGGCTTCGGCCTGTGCTGGCGTACCGGCTACTGGACCCCGGCTGCCGCTGCCAAGGACGCCGCCGGTTGCGAATGCGACAAGGACCTGCTGCCGAAGGAAGCCTGCGAACCGAAGACCAGCGCTGCAACCGGCGCCGCTCCGGCGAAGACCGGCATCGTTGGCGAAAAGGTAACCGTCGCCGCTGACGCCCTGTTCGACTTCAACAAGGCTGTGCTGCGTCCGGAAGGCAAGGCCAAGCTCGACGAACTGGTCTCCAAGGCCAAGGCGATCAAGCTCGAAGTGATCCTGGCCGTCGGCCATACCGACCGTATCGGTGGCGACGCCTACAACCAGAAGCTGTCCGAGAAGCGCGCTGCCGCGGTCAAGGAATACCTGGTTGCCAAGGGTATCGAAGCCAACCGTGTTTACACCGAAGGCAAGGGCGAAAAGCAACCGGTCACCGGCAACAAGTGCAAGGGCGAGAAGAAGTCCAAGGCGCTGATCGATTGCCTGCAACCGGATCGTCGCGTTGATATCGAAGTCATCGGCACCAAGTAA
- the ubiG gene encoding bifunctional 2-polyprenyl-6-hydroxyphenol methylase/3-demethylubiquinol 3-O-methyltransferase UbiG, which yields MLNADPAELEKFGDLAHRWWDPSSEFKPLHDINPLRLDWIDRHVGLAGKRVLDVGCGGGLLSEGMAVRGADVTGIDLSEKPLGVAKLHLLESGQKVDYRKIAAEQLADEMPGTFDAVTCLEMLEHVPNPSSIVSACARLVKPGGQVFFSTLNRNPKSYLFAVVGAEYVLKMLPKGTHDYAKFIKPSELARWAKMAGLEPEEVIGMSYNLLSQRYTLGQDSSVNYLMRTTRNV from the coding sequence ATGCTCAACGCCGACCCTGCCGAACTGGAAAAATTTGGTGATCTCGCCCATCGCTGGTGGGATCCAAGCAGCGAATTCAAACCGCTGCATGACATCAACCCGCTACGCCTCGACTGGATCGATCGCCATGTCGGACTGGCCGGCAAGCGCGTGCTCGACGTTGGCTGCGGTGGCGGCCTGCTGTCGGAAGGGATGGCGGTGCGCGGCGCCGACGTAACCGGCATCGATCTGTCGGAAAAACCGCTCGGCGTTGCCAAACTGCACTTGCTGGAAAGCGGCCAGAAGGTCGATTACCGCAAGATTGCAGCCGAACAGCTGGCCGATGAAATGCCAGGGACTTTTGACGCCGTGACCTGCCTGGAAATGCTCGAACACGTGCCGAATCCGTCGAGCATCGTCAGCGCCTGCGCCCGGCTGGTCAAACCCGGCGGCCAGGTGTTCTTCTCGACGCTGAATCGCAACCCGAAATCCTACCTGTTCGCCGTGGTCGGCGCCGAATACGTACTGAAGATGCTGCCCAAGGGCACGCACGACTACGCCAAGTTCATCAAGCCGTCCGAACTCGCCCGCTGGGCGAAAATGGCCGGCCTGGAACCGGAAGAAGTGATCGGCATGAGCTACAACCTGCTCAGTCAGCGCTACACGCTTGGCCAGGACAGCAGTGTCAATTACCTGATGCGCACAACCCGAAATGTATGA
- a CDS encoding HAD family hydrolase, translating to MYEAVLFDLDGTLADTAPDLGGTVNVLLREEGRPQQPLETLRPWVSQGVRGLLQAGFGIDSADPDYERLTQRFLDVYAMRLCAETRLFDGVPELLDALESMGLGWGIVTNKRMRFTDPLVELLDLAQRTPCVVSGDTTAAAKPSPLPVLHACTLLRCAPERTLYVGDDRRDIEAGRAAGCLTVAVSYGYLGDSGPLDTWGADLIIDHPAELTAFLASRVGPK from the coding sequence ATGTATGAAGCCGTTCTTTTCGACCTTGACGGAACGCTAGCCGACACCGCGCCGGATCTCGGCGGCACGGTCAACGTCCTGCTACGCGAAGAAGGCCGGCCGCAACAGCCGCTGGAAACGCTCCGGCCGTGGGTCTCGCAAGGGGTGCGCGGGCTGCTCCAGGCCGGCTTTGGCATCGACAGCGCAGATCCGGACTACGAACGGCTGACGCAGCGTTTTCTCGATGTTTATGCCATGCGGCTGTGCGCCGAAACCCGCCTGTTCGATGGCGTTCCGGAATTGCTCGATGCGCTGGAAAGCATGGGGCTTGGCTGGGGCATCGTGACCAACAAGCGGATGCGCTTTACCGATCCGCTGGTCGAGTTGCTGGATCTGGCCCAGCGCACGCCATGCGTCGTCAGCGGCGATACGACAGCGGCAGCCAAGCCTTCGCCGTTGCCGGTGTTGCATGCCTGCACGCTGCTGCGCTGCGCCCCCGAGCGGACGCTGTATGTCGGCGACGACCGGCGCGATATCGAGGCCGGCCGTGCCGCCGGCTGCCTGACCGTCGCCGTATCCTACGGCTACCTCGGCGACAGCGGCCCGCTGGACACCTGGGGAGCCGATCTGATCATCGACCACCCGGCCGAACTGACGGCCTTTCTCGCTAGCCGAGTCGGGCCGAAATAA
- a CDS encoding methyltransferase, producing the protein MRLLDRQRQLDALLLNFHALWHPQPFREIRPAWCRQWPALTAELLALSDEAVVHLNDDGAAALTLLARHLPEVAALAALVDVPARPGAALTDYGPHWAREIPGRKLQQIEAFAAAARCCGRPVLDWCGGKGHLGRLLAQQWQMPVQTLEIDPVLCSDGDALARRGGFAHEFVVADALITANVPVAGQHAVALHACGDLHRRLITQGAKAQVARFDIAPCCYYRGVAERYQPLSSGLRLVLQRDDTRLAVTESVTAAPRETRQRDRAIAWKLGFDSYRRTVSGDTYKSFKPVPESWVRGRFADFLARMNCREGLPALAAGKVAAFEAAGWQRQREVMRLSIVRHAFRRALEIWLGLDLGVFLEERGYAVDIGSFCERRLTPRNLLISARLG; encoded by the coding sequence GTGAGGCTGCTCGACCGGCAGCGCCAACTTGATGCCTTGTTGCTGAATTTTCATGCGCTCTGGCACCCCCAGCCCTTTCGCGAAATCCGTCCGGCGTGGTGCCGGCAGTGGCCGGCTTTGACTGCCGAACTGCTCGCCCTGTCCGACGAAGCCGTCGTGCACCTGAACGATGATGGCGCGGCGGCGCTGACCCTGCTCGCCCGCCATCTGCCCGAGGTGGCGGCCCTGGCTGCGCTGGTCGACGTGCCGGCGCGGCCGGGCGCCGCTCTGACCGACTACGGCCCGCATTGGGCTCGCGAAATTCCCGGACGCAAGCTGCAGCAGATCGAAGCTTTTGCCGCCGCCGCCCGCTGTTGTGGCCGGCCGGTACTCGACTGGTGTGGTGGCAAGGGGCATCTCGGGCGCTTGCTGGCGCAGCAGTGGCAGATGCCGGTACAGACGCTGGAGATCGACCCGGTGCTGTGTAGTGATGGTGACGCGCTGGCCCGGCGGGGAGGGTTTGCGCACGAATTTGTCGTGGCCGACGCCCTGATCACCGCAAACGTGCCAGTAGCCGGCCAGCACGCCGTTGCGCTGCATGCCTGCGGCGATTTGCACCGGCGGCTGATCACGCAGGGGGCCAAGGCGCAGGTAGCACGTTTCGATATCGCGCCCTGCTGCTACTACCGGGGTGTGGCGGAACGCTATCAACCGCTTTCGAGTGGGCTCCGGCTTGTCCTGCAGCGCGACGATACCCGCCTGGCCGTCACTGAGTCGGTCACCGCGGCGCCCCGCGAAACGCGCCAGCGTGACCGGGCGATCGCCTGGAAGCTTGGTTTCGATAGCTACCGGCGGACGGTGAGCGGCGATACCTACAAGAGTTTCAAACCGGTTCCCGAATCGTGGGTGCGTGGCCGCTTTGCCGATTTCCTGGCCCGGATGAATTGCCGCGAAGGCTTGCCGGCACTTGCCGCAGGGAAAGTCGCGGCGTTCGAGGCGGCGGGCTGGCAGCGGCAGCGGGAAGTGATGCGGCTGTCGATTGTCCGCCATGCCTTTCGCCGTGCCCTGGAAATCTGGCTGGGCCTCGATCTTGGCGTATTCCTCGAAGAGCGCGGCTATGCGGTGGATATCGGCAGTTTTTGCGAGCGCCGGCTGACGCCCCGCAATCTGCTTATTTCGGCCCGACTCGGCTAG